The genomic stretch GTGTAACGGAGACTTGGTGAGGAAGAAAGAGCCGGCGGAGAAGTAACCGTCGGCTAGTACGTAAATTCACCGTAGGTGATTTTGTTCTTGTATAGGAAACTATGCATTCTCCGAACCTGTTGATAATGATGCTGCGGCAGCAGCCAGTGAGCAGCTAACGAAAGCTAACGGAAGCCAGCGACGCTAAACTGCCATTTTGGGTTAGCGTCACATTTTAACGGAAGTGGGAGACGCTATTCCGCAGAAATGAAGCGAGATCGTGCATGTAGGGTATAAATAGAGGCCTGTGCTTCCGTTAGAATCTTGAAACGAAAAATAAAGGCGATTTAGCGTCTGTGGTTTCCGTTAGAAGTGTGAGCTGACGCGTCTGCGATTTCCAATCATCCGTAAGGGCGATTTTGTTCTTCTAACTTCAGTATTTGGTTATTTCCATTTCGTGGCACGTCCAAAGGGCGATGCTTTGGAGGGCTTGCTTGAGTGTGCGTTACACCTAAAACAATGGTTCTACTCTTAGCTTTATTTTAGAGATATTGTATTCGTTTTGCAGTGGCCTCCAAGCGGATGTCTCTTTTTATGCTATGTTATAATGGAAACCTAATGATTTGTTTAGCTGGCTATTCCAGACCAATCCTAATGAAGAACAAAGCAGCAAAAAGAAATGCGTATTGTTCCGTTGGTTGAAGATGCGCTGCGCTGGGGGAAAGCGCAGCAGATACAGGCTTGAAGTAAAGGAGATATGACAATGGCAGCTTCAAATAAAGCTTTAAAGACTTGCGACAAGGGACATCAATTTTATAAAAGCAGCGATTGCCTATCCTGCCCGACTTGTGAGCAAGAACGTAAACCTGGCAACGGATTTCTTTCTCTTCTTGCTGCACCTGCAAGACAAGCTCTGGAGCATAAGGGAATAGCTTCTTTGCAACAGCTCTCAACATATAGTGAAAAAGAGATCTTACAATTTCACGGTATGGGGCCAAAATCGTTACCTGTACTCAGGGTAGCTTTGATGGAACATGGGTTATCATTCAAAACTAACTGATCCTGATTAACCGGGGATTGTCTTGCGAAGCGAGAAATCAACGATGATTGTTCCAATGACAAGGGAGAAGAGCAACGTTGCTCTTCTCCCCCTTATTTTTATTGCAGCGTATTTGTCTCAGCCTAGACTAATCGTTTGTTGACTGGGCGATCAGGTATGACAAAGGATACAGTAGTCCCTATATTGGGATTACTGACGATAGTCAAGCCCTGGCTATACAATTGGATTAATCGCCGGTTTGTGTTGGAAATCCCAATCCCTCCCTGTGCATTCAGGTTTGGATTCAGTAATTGAACAATCTTTTCTGGCTCCATACCTTTTCCATCATCTTTTACTTCAATTAATGTGGCGTTGTCTTGGCGAATAATCCGAATATGAACAGTTCCGCCTTTTATTTGACTAAGAATACCGTGTTTTACGGCATTTTCAACCAGCGGCTGAATCGATAGCGGGGGAATAAGTAAGTACATGTCTGGTTCAAGCTCCCAGACCACCTTCAACCTGTTCTCAAATCGTTCTTGCTCAATATACAAGTAGGCTTTCGTAAGCTGAAGCTCATGAGCGAGCTCTACCAACTGCCCTGTATTTAAAAAATCAAAGCTGATCCTCAAGAAGGAGGTAAACGCCTCGCCTATGCTTCGCATTTTTTTTGTATCGATTTCGCTAAGTGCCATAATGGAGTTCAGCGTATTAAATAGAAAATGCGGGTGAATTTGCGCCTGCAGATAGGCGGCCTCCAGCCGTAACCGTTCATTTAAGGAGTGCTTCATCGATATTAACGCTTTAATGCGGTATTTCAGCTCCAGTGCGTTTACAGGTTTAGTTACATAATCATTGGCGCCTGACAAAAAACCGGTATAGATATCGGCAGGCTGACTGCGCGCCGTTAGCAGCAGAATCGGTAGCTCCGTAAGAGAGTATCGCTCACGTATGCGCTGTGTTAATTCATAACCTGACATGCCTGGCATCATAACATCAGCAATCAACAGATCCCATTGCTCCGATTCCAGCAAGGCAGCCGCCTCGCGAGCAGAACTAGAAGTTGTAATGCGGTACGATTCTGTTGAAAGGATGCCCTCAAGCACTTTAAGATTAACAGAGTCGTCATCCACCACAAGTATATTACCGATTTTCTCATTGAATAATGACGTGGTGAGCGAAGCAGCAGCCTTTGCTTCTGCAGCAATCGAGAGGTCCTGAACAATGAAACCGTCGAGCGTTTCTCTAGAACTGGATGGAATCCATTTCGACTTATTAAGTTGCGAAGCATCGGCTAAGGGCAGTGTGAAGCTAAAGGTAGACCCCTTGCTTAACTCGGATTGTACGCTCAAACTCCCGCCGTGCAATTCTATTAGCTGCTTGCATATGCTTAAGCCTAATCCGATTCCTCTTCCATCACTTATTCCGTATGCGCCTTGCTCATAGGGAAGAAATACCCGTGACTGCGTCTCCTCGTCCATACCGATTCCTGTATCAGACACATGGATAATCATATGTGAGCTTTGGAGGTCAGCAGTAACCGCAATCGTTCCTTCTTCCGTGTACTTAATAGCGTTGTATAATAAATTATAAAAAACTTGAATAAGTCTCTTCTCGTCAGCCATGACCGGCGGCATCGATTCCGGAATATTCACAGACAGTTTAATCGGTTTATCTTCAATCATATGCCCCAGCATACCGATGACGCCAGGTATGACCGATTGAACCTT from Paenibacillus sp. FSL H8-0548 encodes the following:
- a CDS encoding RNA polymerase alpha subunit C-terminal domain-containing protein is translated as MAASNKALKTCDKGHQFYKSSDCLSCPTCEQERKPGNGFLSLLAAPARQALEHKGIASLQQLSTYSEKEILQFHGMGPKSLPVLRVALMEHGLSFKTN
- a CDS encoding ATP-binding protein translates to MMPIINKTTTKYLVIIVLFLSVLLGLRWTWSHLFYTLDIPVPGNGVIDMRGMDLTKVRTIQMPDDRNYPDSSNMDETYRLRVLIDPLKQPVAFWFQNIQASKDIKINGVSSGESCTSPGNECMMKKVYKVASYSVEGTTELELLVHSASLKEASNNEIIRFGSHEAIDKLRWYSISFQLVTFTLLLLHGLYACILYFINPQERTLLMICLLTLMVGILVLSSLDNVLSIWLALSYIWIIKIMLISFLWQNQMILLIFRKFTEAPRNVWLQAFTMAFIILTGILVAAPAAFVYGMMKYILVIGLFPYIGLIFIVRTMIFKRQTDNDVIFLQLTIASILSNLIWKITGSVTVYYPIDIFATMIGFSTYWFKKYFQNAKENAVLNEQLRKSDKLKDQFLANTSHELRTPLHGIMNIAHTIVTQEKEQLSGKNVKDMELLIKISSHMSHLLGDLLDFSRLQEQRIMLKQELLKVQSVIPGVIGMLGHMIEDKPIKLSVNIPESMPPVMADEKRLIQVFYNLLYNAIKYTEEGTIAVTADLQSSHMIIHVSDTGIGMDEETQSRVFLPYEQGAYGISDGRGIGLGLSICKQLIELHGGSLSVQSELSKGSTFSFTLPLADASQLNKSKWIPSSSRETLDGFIVQDLSIAAEAKAAASLTTSLFNEKIGNILVVDDDSVNLKVLEGILSTESYRITTSSSAREAAALLESEQWDLLIADVMMPGMSGYELTQRIRERYSLTELPILLLTARSQPADIYTGFLSGANDYVTKPVNALELKYRIKALISMKHSLNERLRLEAAYLQAQIHPHFLFNTLNSIMALSEIDTKKMRSIGEAFTSFLRISFDFLNTGQLVELAHELQLTKAYLYIEQERFENRLKVVWELEPDMYLLIPPLSIQPLVENAVKHGILSQIKGGTVHIRIIRQDNATLIEVKDDGKGMEPEKIVQLLNPNLNAQGGIGISNTNRRLIQLYSQGLTIVSNPNIGTTVSFVIPDRPVNKRLV